One window of the Shewanella cyperi genome contains the following:
- the flgL gene encoding flagellar hook-associated protein FlgL: MRISTAQMFSQTTTSILQKQTAAAKSLDQLSSGKKISSSGEDPVAALAIDNLTQQQALTDQFMRNIDYATNHLNMAESQLGNAGNLVTSMREQVLRAVNGTLASGERQMIADELQGSLEELLKVANTQDESGNYLFAGFQVESQPFAFDAAGAMVYQGDDGIRQAIVASNVGLGINIPGDMAFMKGPNGLGDYGVNYLASQAGDFRVLSAAVTNSTTHVPDIYTFNFIDNGAGGVNLEVRDSSSALVANVNNFNASVPVAFNGIEVQLDGKPLAGDSFSMSPQSEISIFDTVTQAISLINDDTLINSPAGKAQLAQLLNNFDSGLEQLASARAIAGNNLKSLENYTGRHEEEQVVNSSALSILQDLDYASAISEFEKQQLALNAVSNVFGKVSSTSLFDYI; this comes from the coding sequence ATGCGAATTTCTACAGCTCAGATGTTTTCCCAGACCACGACCAGCATTTTGCAAAAGCAGACTGCGGCGGCCAAGAGCCTTGATCAACTTTCCAGCGGCAAAAAGATCAGCTCCTCGGGAGAGGATCCCGTGGCGGCGCTGGCGATTGACAATTTAACTCAACAGCAAGCTCTGACAGACCAGTTTATGAGAAATATTGACTATGCAACCAATCACTTGAATATGGCGGAAAGCCAACTCGGTAATGCGGGTAATTTGGTGACATCTATGCGTGAACAAGTGCTGAGGGCTGTGAATGGCACCCTGGCGTCCGGAGAGCGGCAAATGATTGCCGATGAATTGCAAGGTTCCCTGGAGGAATTGTTAAAGGTGGCCAATACCCAGGATGAATCCGGTAATTACTTGTTTGCCGGCTTCCAGGTTGAAAGCCAGCCATTTGCTTTTGATGCCGCAGGTGCAATGGTTTACCAAGGTGATGATGGTATCCGCCAGGCAATTGTTGCCAGCAATGTTGGTTTGGGAATTAATATTCCTGGAGATATGGCCTTCATGAAGGGCCCAAATGGTTTAGGTGATTATGGTGTCAATTATTTGGCTTCTCAGGCCGGGGACTTCAGGGTGTTATCGGCTGCCGTTACAAACAGTACCACCCATGTGCCAGATATTTATACCTTTAATTTCATTGATAATGGTGCTGGAGGGGTCAATCTGGAAGTGCGTGACTCAAGTAGTGCATTAGTGGCAAACGTCAATAACTTCAATGCCAGTGTACCTGTGGCTTTCAATGGTATTGAGGTGCAGCTGGATGGAAAGCCATTGGCAGGCGATAGCTTCAGTATGTCTCCCCAGTCCGAAATCAGTATTTTCGATACAGTTACGCAGGCCATTAGCTTGATCAATGACGACACATTGATCAATTCCCCCGCAGGCAAAGCTCAATTGGCACAGTTATTGAATAACTTTGATAGCGGTCTGGAACAGCTGGCATCAGCCAGAGCAATAGCAGGTAACAATCTCAAAAGTCTTGAGAATTATACCGGAAGGCATGAGGAAGAGCAGGTTGTTAACAGTTCGGCCTTATCAATATTGCAGGATCTGGACTATGCGTCTGCGATCTCGGAATTTGAAAAGCAGCAGCTTGCATTGAACGCGGTTTCAAACGTATTTGGCAAAGTGAGCTCGACATCCCTGTTTGACTATATCTGA